The Candidatus Koribacter versatilis Ellin345 genome has a segment encoding these proteins:
- the gatB gene encoding Asp-tRNA(Asn)/Glu-tRNA(Gln) amidotransferase subunit GatB codes for MATTPITLATVLEKYEPVIGLEVHVQLLTATKAFCGCSTQFGAPPNTNVCPVCLGMPGALPVLNRKAVEFAVLAATALNCQVRERSIFARKNYFYPDLPKGYQISQFDKPLAEHGYIDIKTAAGPKKIGITRLHMEDDAGKSLHDGLPDSADKSSVDLNRSGTPLIEIVSEPDIRSADEAYEYLTNLKEIILYTGVSDCNMEEGSLRCDANVSIRPKGQEQFGTKAEVKNVNSFRFIKQALDYEILRQFEVLESGGQVKQETRLYNSNEGRTYSMRSKEQAHDYRYFPEPDLLPLVVDTKWRDEIVSTLPELPEARRKRMIAEYGITDGDAHTLTLTRTMADQFESAAKQAKNPKRVANLVQGELIGRLKAKGLEIEQSPISMNGVAMSADLVEAGTISGKMLKDLYDLAFERGEDFPAIYEKEKPQQISDTGALEKIIDEVIAANPKQLEQYRAGKKTVIGFFVGQVMKASKGAANPALVNELLTKKLEG; via the coding sequence ATGGCCACCACGCCGATCACGCTAGCGACTGTCCTCGAGAAGTACGAGCCTGTCATTGGGCTCGAGGTTCACGTTCAGCTCCTCACCGCCACCAAGGCTTTCTGCGGATGCTCCACCCAATTCGGAGCGCCGCCGAATACCAACGTCTGCCCGGTTTGCCTCGGCATGCCCGGCGCGTTGCCGGTGCTGAACCGCAAGGCCGTCGAGTTCGCGGTGCTGGCCGCTACCGCGCTCAATTGCCAGGTTCGCGAGCGCTCCATCTTCGCGCGTAAGAACTACTTCTATCCCGATCTGCCGAAGGGCTACCAGATCTCCCAGTTCGACAAGCCGCTTGCCGAGCACGGCTATATCGACATCAAGACCGCCGCTGGCCCGAAGAAGATCGGCATCACGCGTCTGCACATGGAAGACGACGCCGGTAAGAGCCTGCATGACGGTCTTCCCGACAGCGCCGACAAGTCCTCGGTCGATCTCAACCGCTCCGGCACGCCGCTGATCGAGATCGTCAGCGAGCCCGACATCCGCTCTGCCGACGAGGCCTACGAGTACCTCACGAACCTGAAGGAGATCATCCTTTACACCGGTGTGAGCGACTGCAACATGGAAGAAGGCTCGCTACGCTGCGACGCCAACGTCTCCATTCGCCCCAAGGGCCAGGAACAGTTCGGAACCAAAGCCGAAGTCAAGAACGTGAACTCGTTCCGCTTCATCAAGCAGGCGCTGGATTACGAAATCCTCCGTCAGTTCGAGGTGCTCGAGTCCGGTGGGCAGGTGAAGCAGGAGACGCGCCTCTACAACTCCAACGAAGGCCGAACGTACTCCATGCGCTCGAAAGAGCAGGCGCACGACTACCGCTACTTCCCCGAGCCCGACCTGCTTCCGCTCGTTGTAGATACGAAGTGGCGCGATGAGATCGTCAGCACTTTGCCCGAACTTCCCGAAGCGCGCCGGAAGCGGATGATCGCGGAATACGGCATCACGGACGGCGACGCCCACACGCTCACCCTCACTCGCACCATGGCCGACCAGTTTGAGTCTGCGGCTAAGCAGGCCAAGAACCCCAAGCGCGTCGCGAACCTCGTGCAGGGCGAACTCATCGGCCGCCTCAAGGCCAAAGGCTTGGAGATTGAACAGTCGCCGATCTCGATGAATGGCGTGGCGATGTCGGCCGATCTAGTTGAAGCAGGCACGATCAGCGGCAAAATGCTGAAGGATCTCTACGACCTCGCATTCGAGCGCGGCGAAGATTTCCCCGCGATCTACGAGAAAGAGAAGCCACAGCAGATCTCGGATACCGGCGCGCTGGAGAAGATCATCGACGAAGTCATCGCCGCGAATCCGAAGCAGCTCGAGCAGTACCGCGCAGGCAAGAAGACCGTCATCGGCTTCTTCGTCGGCCAGGTGATGAAGGCGTCGAAGGGTGCGGCCAATCCCGCGCTCGTGAATGAGCTGCTGACGAAGAAGTTGGAAGGGTAA
- a CDS encoding 3-deoxy-D-manno-octulosonic acid transferase, translating to MTLRLRVSGKYNGCVYFVYSLLLGLLMLLATPWWLLQMARHAKYRAGLAQRFGAVPAQLKNIHQRVIWVHAVSVGEVLAVSTLVRQLRERHLNHRVLISTTTATGNQLARDRFGFDNVFYFPLDFGFAIRPYLKALRPEMVVVAETEFWPNFLRLSGNAGAKIAVVNARISDRSFPRYRRWKSVFARVLRPVGVFLAQSEEDARRIIEIGASKDCVHVGGNLKFEVNATANAEIVHRVREGFADGGSQPLIIAGSTVEGEEPMLLHAFAEVLKEYPRMAVILAPRHRERFAAVAKLVADSPFELVRRSDWADEPLPPGTVLLLDSIGELASLYALADVAFVGGSLVRKGGHNILEPAQHGVPIVIGPHYENFRDIIAIFQRADAVRIVEAPQLGSEFIRLLKDHAERSGPSSLGQRAAQVMRAQAGATERTMQALENFLAGGR from the coding sequence GTGACACTGCGGCTTAGGGTTAGTGGTAAGTACAATGGCTGCGTGTACTTCGTCTACAGCCTGCTGCTGGGTCTGCTGATGCTGTTGGCCACTCCGTGGTGGCTGCTGCAAATGGCCCGGCATGCGAAGTACCGCGCCGGACTGGCGCAACGATTCGGCGCCGTACCTGCTCAACTCAAGAACATTCACCAGCGCGTGATCTGGGTGCATGCGGTGAGCGTGGGAGAAGTGCTCGCCGTGAGCACGCTGGTGCGCCAACTGCGCGAACGCCATCTGAACCATCGGGTACTCATCTCCACGACAACAGCGACCGGCAATCAATTGGCCCGGGATCGCTTCGGCTTCGACAACGTCTTCTACTTCCCTCTGGATTTTGGATTCGCGATTCGTCCTTACCTGAAGGCGCTGCGTCCGGAGATGGTGGTCGTGGCAGAGACGGAGTTCTGGCCGAACTTCCTGCGGTTGTCGGGAAATGCCGGCGCAAAGATTGCCGTGGTAAATGCGCGGATTTCCGATCGCTCGTTTCCGCGATACCGGAGATGGAAGAGCGTCTTCGCACGCGTGCTGCGGCCGGTGGGCGTGTTCCTGGCACAGAGCGAAGAGGACGCGCGCAGGATCATCGAGATCGGTGCCTCGAAGGACTGCGTACATGTGGGCGGCAACCTGAAGTTCGAGGTGAATGCCACGGCGAATGCAGAAATTGTGCATCGTGTGCGTGAAGGCTTCGCGGACGGCGGATCACAGCCGCTGATCATCGCAGGCAGTACGGTGGAAGGCGAAGAGCCCATGCTGCTGCATGCTTTCGCCGAGGTGCTGAAGGAATATCCGCGGATGGCGGTGATCTTGGCACCACGGCATCGGGAGCGTTTTGCGGCGGTGGCTAAGCTGGTGGCGGACTCGCCGTTTGAGCTAGTGCGGCGTTCAGATTGGGCCGATGAGCCGCTGCCGCCGGGAACGGTGCTGCTGCTCGACAGCATCGGCGAACTCGCTTCTCTGTATGCGCTGGCAGATGTCGCATTCGTTGGCGGAAGCCTAGTACGCAAGGGCGGACACAACATTCTGGAGCCGGCGCAACACGGCGTGCCGATCGTGATCGGGCCGCATTACGAGAATTTTCGCGACATCATTGCGATTTTCCAACGCGCCGACGCGGTGCGAATCGTGGAAGCGCCGCAACTTGGCAGTGAGTTTATTCGGTTGCTCAAAGATCATGCGGAGCGATCGGGGCCGTCGTCGTTGGGCCAGCGAGCGGCACAGGTGATGCGGGCGCAGGCGGGCGCAACCGAGCGGACGATGCAGGCACTGGAAAATTTTCTGGCGGGTGGGCGATGA
- the lpxK gene encoding tetraacyldisaccharide 4'-kinase encodes MNPLSALFGAGVATRNAMFDRSLLKQQRLRGPVVSVGNLCVGGTGKTPFTQLLGDLLMQREIDFDVLSRGYGRESTEIKIVELDGSPNEFGDEPLLLAKYFAAKKPENPPRVIVGADRYEAGRFAEQKFGPRLHLLDDGFQHRGLARDFDIVLLAPDDADQVLLPVGRLREPLTALKRAHAVVATDEVKIEAFPVMPPLVWRVERDIALPEQLSRNARVLAFCAIARPHRFFTDLRRHGLEPVAELTFRDHHRYSAADIEKIVREISSSRADCCVTTIKDMMNLGELVHRLAPIYAVRLSLKLRDADAALDEIIKIIERRQG; translated from the coding sequence ATGAATCCACTGTCGGCGCTCTTCGGCGCAGGCGTCGCGACGCGAAATGCGATGTTTGACCGCAGCTTGCTGAAGCAGCAGCGACTGCGCGGGCCGGTGGTGAGTGTGGGGAATTTGTGCGTCGGGGGAACGGGGAAAACGCCTTTCACGCAACTGCTCGGCGACTTGCTGATGCAGCGCGAGATTGACTTCGACGTGCTCTCACGGGGCTACGGGCGGGAATCAACCGAAATTAAAATTGTCGAGCTGGATGGTTCCCCAAACGAATTCGGCGATGAGCCTCTGCTGCTAGCAAAGTACTTTGCGGCGAAGAAGCCAGAGAATCCGCCGCGAGTGATTGTCGGGGCCGACCGTTACGAAGCGGGGCGATTTGCTGAGCAGAAATTCGGGCCGCGCCTGCACCTGCTGGACGATGGCTTCCAGCATCGCGGATTGGCCAGGGACTTCGACATTGTGCTGCTCGCGCCGGACGATGCCGACCAGGTGCTTCTGCCGGTTGGGCGTTTGCGAGAACCTCTGACCGCACTGAAGCGCGCCCACGCGGTGGTTGCGACTGACGAGGTCAAGATAGAGGCGTTCCCGGTGATGCCGCCACTTGTGTGGCGTGTGGAACGTGACATCGCTCTGCCGGAGCAACTCAGTCGGAACGCCCGAGTGCTGGCGTTTTGTGCCATAGCGCGGCCGCATCGCTTCTTCACCGACCTGCGGCGTCACGGTCTGGAGCCAGTGGCTGAGCTGACATTCCGCGACCATCACCGCTACTCAGCGGCCGACATCGAGAAAATCGTTCGTGAAATTTCCAGCAGCCGAGCCGATTGCTGCGTAACGACCATCAAAGACATGATGAATCTCGGCGAGTTGGTGCACCGGTTAGCGCCGATCTACGCTGTGCGGCTCTCGCTGAAACTTAGAGATGCGGACGCGGCACTCGACGAGATCATCAAGATCATTGAACGACGGCAAGGCTGA
- a CDS encoding ADP-heptose synthase: MSKGQDTAKLVDIFESLSDVTLTIVADFLDDLSSGGANVALRLADIGASVFPVGVVGEDEGGQKIFHALQQHKISTSGISRIKNYATPSSSGNELLHGEHPALLNLVEHARKFASASDGMYVCDYGIGAASPRLLNFIKSNGCLREKTLVARSLHRLAEFEQLTAAVASGRELEEAIGVEIGGDAEKLEAAAEGMKQELQSDSFVAVDTQAVFVLSGRHRPDRISIQTSADVDLLGAFFAAGLAAGAEARESAELAAKIVTFFGARNPEKRPRREEVQEFLTSSKASRQVR, from the coding sequence GTGAGCAAGGGACAGGACACGGCAAAGCTGGTGGACATCTTTGAGTCGCTTAGCGATGTAACGCTGACGATTGTGGCGGACTTTCTTGACGATCTCAGCTCTGGTGGAGCGAATGTCGCGCTACGACTGGCGGACATCGGCGCCTCGGTGTTTCCTGTCGGAGTGGTCGGTGAGGACGAGGGCGGTCAGAAGATTTTCCACGCGTTGCAGCAGCACAAGATCAGCACCAGCGGCATCAGCAGGATCAAGAACTACGCCACTCCCAGTTCCTCGGGGAATGAGCTGCTCCACGGCGAGCATCCCGCCCTCCTGAACCTGGTCGAGCACGCGCGAAAGTTTGCATCGGCTTCTGATGGCATGTACGTGTGCGACTACGGGATCGGAGCGGCGAGCCCACGTCTATTGAACTTCATTAAGTCGAACGGATGTTTGCGCGAGAAGACACTCGTGGCGCGATCACTACACAGGCTGGCGGAGTTCGAGCAGCTGACGGCGGCCGTCGCCAGCGGGCGAGAGTTGGAGGAAGCGATCGGCGTTGAGATTGGTGGCGATGCGGAGAAGCTCGAAGCTGCTGCCGAGGGCATGAAGCAGGAGCTGCAGTCCGACTCGTTCGTGGCGGTTGATACCCAAGCTGTTTTCGTCTTGAGCGGTCGCCACAGACCGGATCGAATCTCGATCCAAACATCGGCGGATGTTGATCTTCTTGGAGCGTTCTTTGCGGCGGGATTAGCGGCGGGTGCCGAGGCGCGAGAGTCCGCTGAACTGGCGGCGAAGATCGTCACATTTTTCGGGGCGCGGAATCCAGAAAAGCGTCCCCGACGAGAAGAAGTCCAGGAGTTCCTTACGAGCTCGAAGGCATCGCGACAGGTGCGGTGA
- the waaC gene encoding lipopolysaccharide heptosyltransferase I, producing the protein MSSTSEPQKILVLRLGSMGDIIHSLPAVSALRASFPSAMIGWAIEERWAPLLSSPEARFAARGEGKPLVDILHIVNTRAWRNAWLSGETWREIKDTVTGLRAAQYDVAIDIQGAMKSAVLGRLARPRRRFGFAQPWEGAATMFYSHQVQPTGTHIADRNWSLATAAGATARPEHLFPIPIDPVAEAWADAKLRECGFKEFAIVNPGAGWGSKCWPAERFGEVAKRLATNGIASVINAGPGEEELGKAVENASGGAAMQLSTTLSELIALTRRATLFIGGDTGPLHLAVALNTPSVALFGPTDPARNGPYGGRAVVVRSPQSVTTYKRSAAMEGGLSSITAEEVLAAAGEILGKTIA; encoded by the coding sequence GTGAGTTCGACAAGTGAGCCGCAAAAGATCCTCGTGCTACGACTAGGATCGATGGGCGATATCATTCACTCGCTTCCTGCGGTGAGCGCCCTGCGAGCGTCTTTTCCTTCCGCAATGATTGGCTGGGCGATTGAGGAGCGCTGGGCTCCCCTGCTTTCGAGTCCGGAGGCGCGTTTTGCCGCGCGCGGTGAAGGCAAACCGCTGGTGGACATCCTGCACATTGTGAATACCCGTGCGTGGCGGAATGCCTGGCTTTCCGGTGAGACGTGGCGCGAGATCAAAGACACCGTCACAGGATTGCGCGCCGCGCAGTACGATGTAGCCATCGACATCCAAGGCGCCATGAAGTCGGCCGTGCTTGGACGCCTTGCGCGTCCTCGAAGGCGCTTCGGGTTTGCGCAGCCGTGGGAAGGTGCGGCCACCATGTTTTACAGCCACCAGGTCCAGCCAACCGGAACGCATATTGCCGATCGAAACTGGTCATTGGCAACGGCAGCTGGAGCTACGGCAAGACCCGAACATTTATTTCCGATCCCGATTGATCCGGTAGCGGAAGCGTGGGCTGATGCCAAGCTGCGCGAATGTGGCTTCAAGGAATTCGCGATTGTGAATCCGGGGGCAGGCTGGGGATCGAAGTGCTGGCCGGCAGAGCGCTTTGGAGAAGTGGCGAAGCGCTTGGCGACAAACGGAATTGCATCCGTGATTAACGCGGGGCCAGGCGAAGAAGAGTTGGGGAAAGCGGTGGAAAATGCGAGTGGAGGAGCGGCGATGCAGCTTTCCACTACGCTCTCAGAGTTGATTGCGCTGACGCGGCGGGCAACGCTTTTTATCGGCGGCGATACCGGGCCTTTGCATCTCGCCGTCGCACTGAATACACCGAGCGTGGCGCTGTTTGGGCCCACGGATCCCGCGCGCAACGGGCCGTATGGCGGGAGAGCGGTTGTCGTGCGTAGCCCGCAAAGTGTGACCACGTACAAGCGGTCCGCAGCGATGGAAGGCGGGCTGTCGTCCATCACGGCGGAAGAAGTGCTTGCGGCCGCCGGAGAGATATTGGGGAAGACGATTGCCTAG
- a CDS encoding methyltransferase family protein, with protein sequence MPSTQPTGWSKIARRIRVPLGFVFAVVYFWLAKPTWLFIGIGAAIAAVGIAIRAAAAGHVKKNRELTTTGPYAYTRNPLYLGSTIIALGFGIASRNWWVAVGLVVLFLAIYLPVIRSEEEYLRGEFAGFDEYCQQVPRLIPRLRAAGGGKGSFSKELYLRHREYNAVIGAVLMVAALAAKLVYSR encoded by the coding sequence TTGCCTAGCACGCAGCCAACCGGTTGGAGCAAAATCGCACGGCGCATCCGTGTGCCGTTGGGATTTGTCTTCGCGGTTGTCTATTTCTGGCTGGCAAAACCGACGTGGCTCTTCATTGGAATTGGGGCGGCGATCGCCGCGGTTGGAATCGCGATACGCGCAGCGGCTGCAGGACACGTGAAGAAGAACCGCGAACTCACCACGACTGGCCCTTATGCATACACGCGAAATCCGCTGTATCTCGGCTCGACGATTATCGCGCTCGGCTTCGGAATCGCATCGCGCAACTGGTGGGTGGCGGTCGGTTTAGTGGTTCTGTTCCTCGCGATCTATTTGCCGGTGATTCGTTCTGAAGAAGAATACTTGCGCGGAGAATTTGCGGGATTCGATGAATACTGTCAGCAAGTGCCACGTCTAATTCCCAGGCTGCGCGCCGCCGGTGGCGGGAAGGGTTCCTTCTCGAAGGAGCTGTATTTACGCCATCGCGAATACAATGCGGTCATCGGGGCAGTACTGATGGTGGCCGCGTTAGCCGCGAAGCTCGTGTATTCTCGATAG
- a CDS encoding DUF3108 domain-containing protein — translation MRPRFLICLAWLLLGLTAGSIGQAGGNAAPAATDTIGPVYAIQPLSPNFHLPVGQTFVYEADWRLWTAGNAIFRIENTGTEYHVSASADSIGAVAMLYRVADRFEAYFDNKTLCSSRITKHTEEGTHKRETNIRFDYARRKAVLDERNLKDNQMKHQEEDIPSCVTDVLSGIWYGATLPLHENATYNFPLNDGGKTVNVQAHVEGKEEVKTPAGTFQTVRVQPEADSGLLKKRGKIWVWYTNDGQHIPVLMRARMFWGTLTIRLVRIEKQ, via the coding sequence TTGAGACCAAGATTTTTGATCTGCCTGGCATGGTTGCTGCTGGGTTTGACAGCAGGCAGCATCGGGCAGGCAGGCGGAAATGCCGCGCCCGCGGCGACCGATACCATCGGGCCCGTGTACGCAATCCAGCCACTCTCGCCGAACTTCCATCTGCCGGTCGGGCAGACATTCGTATACGAGGCAGACTGGCGCCTCTGGACTGCCGGCAACGCGATCTTCCGAATCGAGAATACCGGGACCGAGTATCACGTGAGCGCCTCCGCCGACTCCATTGGCGCAGTGGCGATGCTGTACCGCGTTGCGGACCGCTTCGAGGCGTACTTCGATAACAAGACACTCTGCTCGTCGCGCATTACGAAGCACACGGAAGAAGGCACGCATAAACGCGAGACGAACATCCGATTTGACTACGCACGACGCAAAGCCGTGCTTGATGAGCGCAACCTGAAAGACAACCAGATGAAACACCAGGAAGAGGACATCCCAAGCTGCGTGACGGATGTGCTCTCGGGGATCTGGTATGGCGCGACCCTGCCGCTACACGAGAATGCGACGTACAACTTCCCGCTGAATGATGGCGGAAAGACCGTCAACGTACAGGCGCACGTCGAAGGCAAGGAAGAGGTCAAGACGCCAGCGGGGACATTCCAAACCGTGCGCGTGCAGCCCGAAGCGGACTCCGGCCTCCTGAAGAAACGCGGCAAGATCTGGGTGTGGTACACCAACGACGGTCAGCACATTCCGGTGCTGATGCGCGCCCGCATGTTCTGGGGCACGCTGACCATCCGCCTGGTCAGAATCGAAAAACAGTAA
- the ruvA gene encoding Holliday junction branch migration protein RuvA, giving the protein MARSGYNRNVIAHLRGKILAKRPNQVIVDCGGVGYDVTISVPTFSELGADGTEASLYVHTHVREDALALYGFVHPQEKQLFERLLTVSGIGPKLAITVLSMAANEVVGAIRGNDVTRLTKIPGVGKKTAERMILELKDKLETFGATPEIPKASQAEEDVISALVNLGYQRAAAEQAVTRALKTGSSSAFDQLFRGALGMLSR; this is encoded by the coding sequence ATGGCGCGAAGTGGCTACAATCGAAACGTGATTGCGCATCTTCGAGGAAAGATCCTGGCCAAGCGGCCGAACCAGGTCATTGTGGATTGCGGTGGCGTGGGCTACGACGTGACCATCAGCGTGCCGACGTTCTCCGAGCTTGGGGCTGATGGTACGGAAGCTTCCCTCTACGTACACACCCACGTACGGGAGGATGCGCTTGCGCTTTATGGATTCGTGCATCCGCAGGAGAAGCAATTATTCGAACGTTTGCTGACCGTGAGCGGCATAGGGCCGAAGTTGGCGATCACGGTGCTGAGTATGGCGGCGAACGAGGTTGTGGGAGCCATTCGCGGTAATGACGTCACTCGGCTGACAAAGATTCCGGGCGTCGGAAAGAAGACCGCGGAGCGAATGATTCTGGAACTGAAGGACAAGCTGGAAACGTTCGGTGCAACTCCGGAGATCCCGAAAGCGAGCCAGGCGGAAGAGGATGTGATTTCGGCCTTGGTAAACCTCGGATATCAGAGGGCCGCAGCGGAACAGGCGGTGACGCGCGCTCTCAAAACAGGCTCCTCTTCAGCGTTCGATCAGCTCTTTCGCGGAGCTTTGGGGATGCTGTCGAGGTAA
- a CDS encoding ArnT family glycosyltransferase, producing MPTMPDAPVAAKPDYRNLYISLFATAFVLRIVCMLWWKSYIIPTAVPYNEVGRLIEKLATGQGFSSPYGGNSGPTGAFPPVYPFLGSLIYRLFGSYTHATNIALLSMNCVFGSLNAVLIHKLGIRTLGHRSAFLAAWAWTLFPVFFRWDISWIWEFSLSALLLTWVFILTMDLAQDGTTSRWIGFGAAWGFTSLANPALVSMLPFAGIFALVRNHRAGKPWFKSAVLSAALFFAVLTPWLARNYVNFHKVFFVRDNFWLEFQLGNFHGSTGLGFGPLHPTGSDRLLHRFETLGELGYMEDRKKLAMDFVHNYPSEFRELTLKRAQWFWDGTVVTYQSNEWWSPWEVWWLSVVSLLGLLFVLTRRPCGWILFVAVVLVYPLPYYFTYANPKYRHAIEPELVVLGAYLFVVLYEEFASRKKAT from the coding sequence ATGCCCACCATGCCGGATGCTCCTGTCGCGGCGAAACCCGACTACCGCAACCTTTACATTTCTCTTTTCGCGACGGCGTTCGTGCTGCGCATCGTCTGCATGCTGTGGTGGAAGAGCTACATCATCCCGACTGCGGTACCGTACAACGAGGTCGGACGCCTCATCGAAAAACTCGCAACCGGACAGGGTTTCTCGTCACCCTATGGCGGCAATTCGGGCCCGACGGGCGCGTTTCCCCCCGTCTATCCGTTTCTCGGCTCGCTGATTTATCGCCTCTTCGGCTCCTACACACACGCCACGAACATTGCGCTGCTCAGCATGAATTGCGTGTTCGGCTCGCTGAATGCAGTTCTGATTCATAAGCTGGGGATTCGTACACTGGGCCATCGCTCTGCCTTCCTTGCCGCGTGGGCGTGGACCCTCTTCCCTGTGTTCTTTCGTTGGGACATCAGTTGGATCTGGGAGTTCTCACTCAGCGCGCTGCTGCTCACGTGGGTATTCATCCTGACGATGGACCTCGCGCAAGACGGCACAACCTCGCGCTGGATCGGCTTTGGTGCGGCATGGGGATTTACCTCGCTGGCGAATCCCGCGCTTGTCAGCATGCTGCCATTCGCGGGGATCTTCGCGCTAGTCCGCAACCACAGGGCCGGCAAGCCGTGGTTCAAGTCAGCGGTTCTTTCGGCGGCGCTATTTTTCGCGGTGCTTACGCCGTGGCTCGCGCGCAACTATGTGAACTTCCATAAAGTCTTTTTTGTGCGCGATAACTTCTGGCTCGAGTTCCAGCTTGGCAACTTCCACGGCAGCACCGGCCTCGGTTTCGGACCGTTGCACCCGACGGGGAGCGATCGACTCCTACATCGTTTCGAGACCCTCGGCGAGCTCGGCTATATGGAAGACCGTAAGAAGCTCGCCATGGATTTCGTCCACAACTACCCGTCGGAATTTCGCGAGCTCACTCTGAAACGCGCGCAATGGTTTTGGGACGGCACCGTCGTGACTTATCAGTCTAACGAGTGGTGGTCGCCTTGGGAGGTCTGGTGGCTGTCAGTCGTGAGCCTTCTGGGCCTGTTATTTGTGCTCACGCGGCGTCCCTGTGGATGGATCTTATTCGTCGCTGTCGTACTGGTCTACCCACTCCCCTACTACTTCACATATGCGAACCCGAAGTATCGGCACGCGATCGAACCGGAGCTGGTCGTGCTCGGCGCCTACCTCTTTGTCGTGTTGTACGAGGAATTCGCGTCCAGGAAAAAGGCTACTTAG